ATATCGATTTTTTGTGGAAGGTCGGTTTTATTGATGATAACGATGACATCCATACCCTCGACCGCTTGAAATAGTTTCTCATCCTCAGTAGTGAAATCATCGGAATAATTCAATACAAGCAATATTAAATCAGCCTCTTTTAATACTGCACGGGACCGTTCAACACCAATTCGTTCGACGATATCTTCCGTTTCGCGAATTCCTGCCGTATCGACAAGTTTAAGCGGTACACCGCGAACATTGACATACTCTTCGATTACGTCACGTGTTGTACCTGGAATATCAGTGACGATCGCTTTATTTTCATGAACTAAGCTGTTAAGCAGAGAAGATTTTCCGACATTAGGGCGCCCTATGATAACGGTCGCAAGCCCATCCCGAAGTATTTTCCCCTGTTGGGCCGTGTGAAGCAGTTTCTCTATTTCTTTCTTCACATAACTGCCCTTTTCCAAAAATAAACGATGCGTCATTTCTTCGACATCATCATATTCCGGATAATCTATATTTACCTCGACTTGAGCGAGGGTCTGTAAAATTTCTTGACGCAGGTTTTGAATTAATTTCGAAAGCCTGCCTTCCATTTGACCTAATGCAACATTCATGGCTTTATCCGTTTTAGCACGGATTAAATCCATAACGGCCTCAGCTTGAGAGAGGTCGATCCTGCCATTCAAAAAAGCCCGTTTCGTAAATTCACCAGGTTCCGCTAAACGAGCACCTTGTGAGAGAATAAGCTGCAATACCCGATTGACCGAAACGATTCCACCGTGACAATTTATTTCAACTACATCTTCTCTTGTAAATGTCTTTGGACCCTTCATGACAGAAACCATGACTTCCTCTATGATTTCACCTGTTTTGGGCTGGATAAGGTGGCCATAATGAATCGTATGTGATTTCACTTCAAGCAATCCTTTTCCACCTGGTCCTTTAAAGATCCTATCGGCTATTTCTATGGC
This sequence is a window from Brevibacillus sp. JNUCC-41. Protein-coding genes within it:
- the mnmE gene encoding tRNA uridine-5-carboxymethylaminomethyl(34) synthesis GTPase MnmE, whose amino-acid sequence is MEFDTITAISTPLGEGAIAIVRISGDEAIEIADRIFKGPGGKGLLEVKSHTIHYGHLIQPKTGEIIEEVMVSVMKGPKTFTREDVVEINCHGGIVSVNRVLQLILSQGARLAEPGEFTKRAFLNGRIDLSQAEAVMDLIRAKTDKAMNVALGQMEGRLSKLIQNLRQEILQTLAQVEVNIDYPEYDDVEEMTHRLFLEKGSYVKKEIEKLLHTAQQGKILRDGLATVIIGRPNVGKSSLLNSLVHENKAIVTDIPGTTRDVIEEYVNVRGVPLKLVDTAGIRETEDIVERIGVERSRAVLKEADLILLVLNYSDDFTTEDEKLFQAVEGMDVIVIINKTDLPQKIDMAKVKEKAASHKVVTTSLLEDRGVDELEEAIASLFFEGSLETGDLTYVSNARHIALLGQALQSIEDAIDAIGMGTPVDLVQIDFTKAWELLGEIIGESVQDNLINQLFSQFCLGK